A region from the Pseudomonas sp. Teo4 genome encodes:
- a CDS encoding YfiR family protein — protein sequence MTGAGGRLSGCALSLLLAALLLLAGPVRADATATAVQAQERARAVTQVVLGIFSYARWPVAPVPLRLCLVGPTEYADDLIKGNVQNTGQPLQVRRLLADDVQLAQSCDALYIGKLDPGQRDRLFQSVSGHPVLSISEADDPCTVGSLFCLRVSDQQVAFDVNLDSVARSGVRIHPSVLQLSRRRAVQP from the coding sequence ATGACAGGGGCCGGGGGACGGTTGTCGGGCTGCGCGCTTTCGCTGCTTCTGGCTGCTCTGTTGCTATTGGCGGGCCCTGTGCGCGCCGATGCCACTGCAACGGCCGTACAGGCACAGGAACGGGCCAGGGCGGTGACCCAGGTGGTGCTGGGAATCTTCAGCTATGCCCGTTGGCCGGTTGCACCGGTGCCGTTGCGCCTGTGTCTGGTCGGGCCTACCGAATATGCTGACGACCTGATCAAAGGCAATGTGCAAAACACCGGCCAGCCGCTTCAGGTGCGCCGTCTGCTGGCTGATGATGTCCAGCTCGCCCAATCCTGCGATGCGCTGTACATCGGCAAGCTGGACCCCGGCCAGCGCGACCGCCTGTTCCAATCGGTCAGTGGTCATCCAGTGCTGAGCATCAGCGAGGCTGACGACCCCTGCACGGTCGGCAGCCTGTTTTGCCTGCGGGTCAGCGACCAGCAGGTCGCCTTCGATGTGAATCTCGACTCTGTGGCGCGTTCCGGCGTGCGCATTCATCCCAGCGTGCTGCAATTGTCGCGGCGCCGAGCGGTGCAGCCATGA
- a CDS encoding OmpA family protein, whose translation MLRFRFPILALLLALLALGGCQSAPPKGLSAEQIAVLKREGFAPTEEGWAYDLSGKVLFGSDLDSLNGQSEAIVERIGKALLGVGIQNVRVDGHADASGKAAYNQQLSERRAQSVAKALIGVGMPAQNIRTRGLGSSQPVADNRSSAGRTENRRVSIVVASY comes from the coding sequence ATGCTGCGTTTTCGTTTCCCCATTCTGGCGTTGTTGCTCGCCCTGCTGGCGCTGGGTGGCTGCCAGAGCGCGCCACCCAAAGGGCTGAGCGCCGAACAGATTGCTGTGCTCAAGCGTGAAGGGTTTGCGCCGACGGAAGAAGGCTGGGCCTATGACCTGTCCGGCAAAGTGCTGTTCGGCAGTGACCTGGACAGCCTCAACGGCCAGAGCGAGGCGATTGTCGAGCGGATCGGCAAGGCGCTTTTAGGCGTGGGTATCCAGAATGTGCGGGTCGATGGCCATGCTGATGCTTCCGGCAAGGCCGCTTACAACCAGCAGCTTTCAGAGCGTCGCGCACAGAGTGTGGCCAAGGCACTGATTGGTGTCGGCATGCCAGCGCAGAACATTCGAACCCGAGGCCTGGGCAGCAGCCAGCCGGTGGCCGACAACCGCAGTAGCGCGGGGCGCACGGAGAACCGGCGGGTATCGATTGTGGTGGCGTCGTACTGA
- a CDS encoding tyrosine-type recombinase/integrase, with protein sequence MSTTPAESPMAFDALARLYMADRAGEQKPSTLKETTLCHKVISEHLEGLDFRNHSREDLVAFRGRLAQGRMPSTVNKLIVKLSAVLAWAVENGHLSKTYDKKLKLTKGVESTRKAFSQHQVSKLMEYASNLPEASWKRWLLSLGIITGGRLKEICQLTTGDVVTMKSGLVAIHINEAGEGKSIKNKQSERLVPLTDGAYGFDLAAFLRYVDVIRRSGSTSLAQVGYRPSGEWVNQQAIPAALEDTYERGLVFHSLRHSLASLMQAKGVPVTHAQAVMGHASGTITFDTYGSRVPVEVIEKMLKVVLCPS encoded by the coding sequence ATGAGCACAACGCCAGCAGAGTCACCGATGGCCTTTGATGCACTCGCTCGGTTGTACATGGCTGATCGTGCTGGAGAGCAGAAACCGTCAACCCTGAAGGAAACGACGTTGTGTCACAAGGTGATCAGTGAGCATCTGGAGGGATTGGACTTCAGGAACCACTCAAGAGAAGACCTTGTAGCGTTCAGGGGGCGATTAGCCCAAGGACGGATGCCCTCAACGGTAAACAAGTTGATTGTGAAGCTGTCAGCTGTGCTCGCATGGGCTGTCGAGAATGGGCACCTGAGCAAGACATACGACAAGAAGCTGAAACTTACAAAGGGGGTTGAATCGACCCGTAAGGCTTTCTCGCAGCATCAGGTGAGCAAGCTGATGGAATATGCGAGCAACCTTCCAGAGGCATCATGGAAGCGGTGGCTGCTCAGCCTAGGCATCATCACAGGTGGGCGGCTGAAGGAGATATGCCAGTTGACTACGGGTGACGTTGTAACCATGAAATCTGGCCTTGTTGCCATTCACATCAACGAGGCAGGTGAGGGTAAGTCCATCAAGAACAAACAGAGCGAGCGACTGGTGCCGCTTACTGACGGTGCGTACGGTTTCGACCTAGCAGCATTCTTAAGGTACGTCGATGTTATCCGCCGCAGTGGGAGCACATCGCTAGCGCAGGTTGGTTACAGGCCATCGGGTGAGTGGGTGAACCAGCAAGCTATACCTGCCGCTTTAGAGGATACATATGAACGTGGCTTAGTATTTCACTCATTGCGACATTCTCTAGCTTCATTGATGCAAGCGAAGGGGGTTCCTGTCACTCACGCTCAGGCTGTAATGGGTCATGCTTCAGGGACGATCACCTTTGACACCTATGGGTCTAGGGTTCCTGTAGAAGTGATTGAGAAGATGTTGAAGGTGGTGTTGTGCCCAAGCTGA
- a CDS encoding LysR family transcriptional regulator, producing MQKDLTSLSALNWDDLKFFLEVARTRKASSAAKRLSVDYTTVSRRISSLEGALGTLLFEKSRTNGFVLTAEGQRLLGYAESIESTLHMACEQVSGSGVALSGHVRMGCTEGFGSFFVTPQLSHFVDAWPAISVDILPLPHFISLSKREADIVIALERPEHGPYVCCKLCDYRLRLYATQEYLDSHAPIRQVSDLVDHPFISYVDDLAFSSELLYLANLIPNASAHLRSTSVIAQFTAALQGRGLAILPCFLAAQDARLVTVLPEEIEVTRQFWMYCREDLRKLKRITLLWDYIREVTEANAPLLMGDSREMRFAQG from the coding sequence ATGCAAAAAGACCTCACCTCATTGAGCGCGCTGAACTGGGACGACCTCAAGTTCTTCCTCGAAGTGGCACGTACCCGCAAGGCCAGCAGCGCCGCCAAGCGCCTGAGCGTCGACTACACCACGGTGTCGCGGCGCATCAGTTCGCTCGAAGGGGCACTGGGCACCTTGTTGTTCGAGAAGTCGCGCACCAACGGCTTCGTGCTCACCGCCGAGGGCCAGCGCTTGCTGGGCTATGCCGAATCGATCGAAAGCACCCTGCACATGGCCTGCGAACAGGTGTCTGGCTCGGGTGTGGCGTTGTCGGGGCATGTGCGCATGGGCTGCACCGAGGGCTTCGGCAGTTTCTTCGTCACGCCTCAATTGAGCCACTTCGTCGACGCCTGGCCAGCCATTTCGGTGGATATCCTGCCGTTGCCGCACTTCATCAGCCTGTCCAAGCGCGAAGCGGATATCGTGATTGCCCTGGAACGCCCTGAACATGGGCCGTATGTGTGCTGCAAGCTGTGCGACTACCGTCTGCGGTTGTATGCGACCCAGGAATACCTGGACAGCCATGCGCCGATCCGCCAGGTGAGCGATCTGGTCGACCATCCGTTCATCAGCTATGTGGACGATTTGGCGTTCAGTTCGGAGCTGCTGTACCTGGCCAACCTGATTCCCAATGCCAGTGCGCACCTGCGCAGCACCAGTGTGATCGCCCAGTTCACCGCCGCACTGCAAGGGCGTGGGCTGGCGATTCTGCCGTGTTTCTTGGCTGCGCAAGATGCGCGGCTGGTGACGGTGCTGCCAGAAGAGATCGAGGTGACACGGCAGTTCTGGATGTACTGCCGGGAGGATTTGCGCAAGTTGAAGCGGATTACCCTGTTGTGGGATTACATACGTGAAGTGACCGAGGCCAATGCACCTTTGTTGATGGGGGATAGCCGTGAAATGAGGTTTGCCCAGGGGTAG
- a CDS encoding helix-turn-helix domain-containing protein, producing the protein MLTNEELSKLNARFENNANALISARQAGSIKAERSATGSDYEKLANPFSGYIVCPMYPVDNASKDFTLYPKWCLDVVEGVARLNWYRPEGDQRPLSVKKILLILQTCKQIDKYTIGEMFGFDSRQAERYVQAVRIIIPQLEKVVPDGLKVKIKSCTPLFEKSSQIVGVASSVDLTDDVPDVLDWKQHKAVWLDKLHRDYEIVFTEYNTREFYEADRLEILSEATVRYPVREPVVVEVLRVEHPMQAKALELIRGGLSVAKVARETGVHRNTVSKWKKAA; encoded by the coding sequence ATGCTTACTAATGAAGAACTATCAAAACTGAATGCTCGGTTTGAGAACAATGCAAACGCCCTAATCTCTGCGCGTCAAGCTGGCAGCATTAAGGCTGAGCGGTCAGCTACTGGTAGCGACTACGAAAAATTGGCAAACCCTTTTTCAGGGTACATTGTCTGTCCGATGTATCCAGTTGACAATGCATCCAAGGACTTCACTCTATATCCGAAGTGGTGTCTTGATGTTGTCGAGGGTGTTGCTAGATTGAACTGGTATCGCCCTGAAGGTGATCAGCGTCCATTGTCGGTTAAGAAGATTCTGCTGATACTGCAAACATGTAAGCAGATCGACAAATACACCATTGGTGAGATGTTTGGATTTGATTCTCGGCAAGCTGAGCGTTATGTTCAAGCCGTCCGCATCATCATTCCGCAACTTGAAAAGGTTGTACCTGATGGTTTGAAAGTGAAGATCAAAAGTTGCACGCCATTGTTTGAGAAGTCTTCACAGATTGTCGGAGTCGCGTCTAGTGTTGACCTGACTGACGATGTGCCAGATGTTCTTGATTGGAAACAACACAAGGCCGTGTGGCTTGACAAACTACATCGTGACTATGAAATTGTTTTTACCGAGTACAACACACGTGAATTCTATGAGGCTGACAGGCTGGAAATCCTATCAGAAGCTACCGTGCGTTACCCGGTGAGGGAGCCGGTTGTTGTTGAAGTGCTGAGGGTTGAGCATCCAATGCAAGCCAAAGCCCTTGAGCTGATCCGGGGCGGTCTGTCCGTGGCCAAGGTAGCACGGGAGACTGGCGTTCACAGGAACACCGTCAGCAAGTGGAAAAAGGCAGCTTGA
- a CDS encoding recombinase family protein, producing MSRTFLYCRVSTSTQFTENQVQEVKAAGFNVQASRVVEETISGSTCAADRPGFAKLLDRMEGGDILIVTKLDRLGRNAMDVRSTIERLAETKIRVHCLALGGVDLTSPAGKMTMQVLCAVAEFERDLLIERTQSGLKRAKAEGRKLGRPEATGTTKDVQTARSEGMSQSQVAEHLNISLATVKRHWNKAA from the coding sequence ATGTCTCGCACCTTCCTGTACTGCCGTGTTAGCACCTCGACCCAATTCACAGAGAATCAGGTACAGGAAGTGAAAGCCGCTGGTTTCAACGTACAGGCCAGCCGAGTTGTTGAAGAAACAATCTCAGGCAGTACTTGTGCAGCAGACCGACCCGGCTTTGCAAAGCTGCTGGATCGTATGGAAGGTGGCGACATTCTCATTGTTACCAAGCTTGACCGTCTAGGTCGCAATGCTATGGATGTACGCTCCACCATTGAGCGATTGGCAGAGACTAAGATTCGCGTGCATTGCCTAGCCCTTGGTGGCGTAGACCTCACCAGTCCAGCAGGAAAGATGACTATGCAAGTGCTGTGTGCAGTCGCTGAATTTGAGCGTGATCTGCTGATCGAGCGTACACAGTCAGGCTTGAAGCGTGCGAAGGCGGAGGGTCGAAAGTTGGGCCGACCAGAGGCAACAGGAACAACCAAGGATGTACAGACAGCCCGCTCTGAGGGTATGAGCCAATCGCAAGTGGCTGAACACCTGAACATCAGTCTCGCTACTGTCAAACGGCACTGGAACAAGGCCGCATAA
- the recD gene encoding exodeoxyribonuclease V subunit alpha, whose translation MSRSLDDLLPTPLDAEYLQALAPQRDSKDLLELLDRWVERGWLRALDRAFVSFLEERAPGSDPLLLLAAALASHQLGHGHVCLDLQQTLAEPDFALSLPPEGDALAGPLMLPSQLLAKLDLSTWRQRIAASTLVAAGDNQAQRSRPLVLSGERLYLRRYWSYERQIDQTLRQRLSQGEAPPGELPGRLAQLFDGGSPEGLVDWQKLACALATRAGFSIITGGPGTGKTTTVVRLLALLQAPAVEQGRPLRIRLAAPTGKAAARLTESIGQQVERLQVSAEVRGQIPTEVSTVHRLLGSRPGSRHFRHHAGNPLPLDVLVVDEASMIDLEMMANLLDALPPRARLILLGDKDQLASVEAGAVLGDLCRDAEEGCYSPETRAWLEQVGGQSLADSGLKAGDAQRNPLAQQVVMLRFSRRFGEGSGIGQLARLVNRQEAQAARDLLTMPPADVFGLALRGEQDRAFDRFLLDGLNRGAEGPQGYRHYLRAIGRFRPAPGTAFDDARWQQWASKVLQHFEDFQLLCAVRKGAWGVEGLNDRVTRVLHNAGLINSQQPWYEGRPVLVTRNDYGLGLMNGDIGIALFLPDEQGQALLRVAFPRNDGSGGVRFVLPSRLNEVETVYAMTVHKSQGSEFSHTALVLPDALNPVLTKELVYTGITRAKHCFSLVEPRQGIFEEAVLRKVRRISGLMLEQV comes from the coding sequence ATGAGCCGAAGCCTTGACGACCTTTTGCCCACACCGCTGGACGCCGAGTATCTGCAGGCACTGGCACCGCAACGTGACAGCAAAGACCTGCTGGAACTGCTCGACCGCTGGGTAGAGCGGGGCTGGTTGCGTGCCCTGGACCGCGCTTTCGTTTCCTTCCTCGAAGAGCGTGCCCCCGGCAGTGATCCGTTGCTGCTGCTGGCAGCGGCGCTGGCCAGCCATCAGCTGGGTCACGGTCATGTCTGCCTGGACCTGCAGCAAACGCTGGCCGAACCAGACTTCGCCCTGTCGCTGCCGCCGGAAGGCGATGCCCTGGCCGGGCCGCTGATGCTGCCTTCGCAGCTGCTGGCCAAGCTGGACTTGTCCACCTGGCGCCAACGTATCGCCGCCAGCACGTTGGTCGCAGCCGGCGACAACCAGGCGCAGCGCTCGCGTCCGTTGGTACTCAGTGGCGAGCGCCTTTACCTGCGCCGCTACTGGAGCTACGAACGGCAGATCGACCAGACCTTGCGCCAACGCCTGAGTCAGGGCGAGGCCCCGCCTGGCGAATTGCCGGGCCGCCTGGCCCAGTTGTTCGACGGCGGCTCACCAGAAGGCCTGGTGGACTGGCAGAAACTCGCCTGTGCCTTGGCCACCCGTGCAGGTTTCAGCATCATCACTGGCGGCCCTGGTACCGGCAAGACCACCACAGTGGTGCGCCTGCTGGCGCTGCTGCAGGCTCCAGCGGTGGAGCAGGGCCGGCCACTGCGCATTCGCCTGGCCGCGCCGACCGGCAAAGCCGCCGCTCGCCTGACCGAGTCCATTGGCCAGCAGGTCGAGCGGCTGCAGGTCAGCGCCGAGGTGCGCGGGCAGATTCCCACTGAAGTCAGCACGGTGCATCGCCTGCTGGGCAGTCGCCCTGGGTCGCGGCATTTCCGTCACCATGCCGGTAATCCGTTGCCGTTGGACGTGCTGGTGGTCGATGAAGCCTCGATGATCGACCTGGAGATGATGGCCAACCTGCTCGATGCCCTACCGCCGCGGGCACGCCTGATTCTGCTGGGCGACAAGGATCAGCTGGCGTCGGTCGAGGCCGGTGCAGTGCTGGGAGACCTGTGCCGGGACGCGGAAGAGGGCTGCTATTCGCCTGAAACCCGCGCGTGGCTCGAACAAGTGGGCGGCCAGTCGCTGGCGGACAGCGGCCTCAAGGCCGGCGATGCGCAACGCAACCCGCTGGCCCAGCAGGTGGTGATGCTGCGGTTTTCGCGTCGTTTTGGCGAGGGCAGTGGCATCGGCCAACTGGCCCGCCTGGTCAACCGCCAGGAAGCGCAGGCCGCACGTGACCTGCTGACGATGCCACCTGCCGACGTGTTTGGCCTGGCCCTGCGCGGTGAGCAGGACCGCGCCTTCGACCGCTTCCTGCTCGATGGCCTCAACCGCGGGGCAGAAGGGCCGCAAGGCTATCGTCACTACCTGCGTGCCATCGGGCGCTTTCGTCCGGCGCCCGGTACCGCGTTCGACGACGCGCGCTGGCAGCAATGGGCAAGCAAGGTGCTGCAACATTTCGAGGACTTCCAGTTGCTGTGCGCGGTGCGTAAGGGGGCCTGGGGTGTGGAAGGGTTGAATGACCGGGTGACGCGCGTGCTGCACAACGCCGGGCTGATCAACAGCCAGCAGCCCTGGTACGAGGGGCGCCCCGTGCTGGTCACGCGCAACGACTACGGCCTGGGGCTGATGAACGGCGACATCGGCATTGCCCTGTTCCTGCCGGATGAGCAGGGCCAGGCATTGTTGCGTGTAGCCTTCCCGCGTAACGATGGCAGTGGCGGTGTGCGCTTCGTCCTGCCTAGCCGCCTGAACGAAGTGGAGACCGTGTACGCCATGACAGTGCACAAGTCCCAGGGGTCGGAGTTCAGCCATACCGCCCTGGTGCTGCCGGATGCACTCAACCCGGTGTTGACCAAAGAGCTGGTGTACACCGGTATCACCCGCGCCAAGCACTGCTTCAGCCTGGTCGAACCTCGCCAGGGCATTTTCGAAGAGGCTGTGTTGCGCAAGGTGCGGCGTATTTCGGGGCTGATGCTGGAGCAGGTCTAG
- a CDS encoding diguanylate cyclase domain-containing protein, with protein MKPGKQRNARPTLRSVLGRGHLSVALLAVGLAGISLTLLGVFALQAYANHNLHLIARSINYTVEAAVVFDDSAAASEALALIASTEEVADAKVFNNDGEELAHWQRQDDSMLAHLETQVATALLDEPINLPIVHQQQKVGHIELIGQGRSLLLFLLSGLGGILFCTLLSAVVALYLSQRMLGDIVRPLRGLASVAHAARRERSFDRRVPEAPIAELNELGNDFNALLDELEVWHSHLQNENQTLAHQASHDSLTGLPNRAFFEGRLSRTLRNAARQGDHLALLFLDSDHFKQINDSLGHAVGDEVLICVAERVRAQLREHDLVARLGGDEFAVILTPMQSREDAERIAEKIVASMKLPMQLDSGSSITTSLSVGIAYYPQDGADPASLLNAADAAMYQAKRKRRGHWQAAQTE; from the coding sequence ATGAAACCCGGCAAGCAGCGCAATGCCCGTCCGACCCTGCGCTCGGTGCTGGGCCGTGGCCACCTCAGCGTAGCGTTGCTGGCCGTGGGGCTGGCGGGTATTTCCCTGACCCTGCTCGGGGTGTTCGCCCTGCAGGCCTATGCCAACCACAACCTGCATCTGATTGCCCGCTCGATCAACTACACCGTCGAGGCCGCCGTGGTGTTCGACGACAGCGCCGCCGCCAGCGAGGCCTTGGCGCTGATCGCCAGCACCGAAGAGGTGGCAGACGCCAAGGTCTTCAACAACGACGGTGAGGAGCTGGCGCACTGGCAGCGTCAGGATGACAGCATGCTTGCGCACCTGGAAACCCAGGTGGCGACCGCCTTGCTGGACGAACCGATCAATCTGCCTATCGTGCACCAGCAACAGAAGGTCGGGCACATCGAACTGATTGGCCAGGGCCGCAGCCTGCTGTTGTTCCTGCTCAGCGGGTTGGGCGGCATCCTGTTCTGCACGCTGTTGAGTGCGGTGGTGGCCCTGTACCTGTCGCAACGTATGCTGGGCGACATTGTTCGTCCCCTGCGCGGCTTGGCCAGCGTGGCCCACGCCGCACGCCGTGAGCGCAGCTTCGACCGGCGCGTGCCGGAAGCGCCGATAGCCGAGCTCAACGAGCTGGGTAACGACTTCAATGCGCTGCTGGATGAGCTGGAGGTCTGGCACAGCCACCTGCAGAACGAGAACCAGACCCTGGCCCACCAGGCCAGCCACGACAGCCTCACCGGCCTGCCCAACCGCGCCTTCTTCGAAGGCCGCTTGAGCCGTACGCTGCGTAATGCGGCCCGGCAGGGCGATCACCTGGCGCTGCTATTCCTGGACAGCGACCATTTCAAGCAGATCAACGACAGCCTTGGCCATGCGGTGGGCGATGAAGTGTTGATCTGCGTTGCCGAGCGCGTCCGCGCCCAGTTGCGTGAGCACGATCTGGTGGCGCGCCTGGGTGGCGACGAATTCGCCGTGATCCTGACGCCGATGCAGTCGCGCGAAGACGCCGAGCGCATTGCCGAGAAGATTGTTGCCAGCATGAAGCTGCCCATGCAGCTGGACAGCGGCAGCAGCATCACCACCTCGCTGAGCGTCGGTATTGCCTATTACCCGCAGGATGGCGCTGACCCCGCCAGCCTCCTCAATGCCGCCGATGCGGCGATGTACCAGGCCAAGCGCAAGCGCCGTGGCCATTGGCAAGCGGCGCAGACGGAGTAG
- a CDS encoding metal-binding protein, with the protein MGNYASKLTERWKHSQIPQGYCLICGAYGKLSWDHVPPQGSVTITKVEQVHLTEIMGVNPVPVRGIKSTNGSKFKTICKDCNSTHLGRNDDEVAKVYRSLTSLVMHHFTYLNNPYNHVTIPFDAVRFCRAMIGHILSATTVEECRQEPVESPYFTPLQKFVMGDDAAIDDTHDIYCWFYPHRHHLSAKMFAFKNKGNTCTISVLSFYPLAFSVTEKGKGIYPSGATKVLLTDKQMFVDLSSGNFPYSGFPFTGLTGDQMMLLSSAQAIVSYPIKS; encoded by the coding sequence GTGGGAAATTATGCAAGCAAACTTACAGAAAGATGGAAGCACAGTCAGATACCTCAAGGATACTGCTTGATTTGTGGAGCTTATGGAAAACTGAGTTGGGATCATGTGCCCCCGCAAGGCAGCGTAACAATAACGAAAGTTGAACAGGTTCACTTGACTGAAATAATGGGGGTCAACCCAGTTCCTGTGAGGGGAATAAAATCAACGAACGGTAGTAAATTCAAAACCATTTGTAAAGATTGCAATAGCACGCACCTTGGTCGAAATGATGATGAGGTAGCGAAGGTTTATAGGAGTCTTACCAGCCTAGTAATGCACCATTTCACATACCTGAACAATCCATATAATCACGTAACGATACCGTTTGATGCAGTCAGATTCTGTCGGGCAATGATTGGTCATATTCTTTCTGCAACCACTGTCGAGGAGTGTAGGCAAGAGCCAGTAGAGTCACCTTACTTTACGCCGCTGCAAAAGTTTGTAATGGGCGACGATGCAGCCATTGATGATACGCATGATATCTACTGTTGGTTTTATCCCCATCGCCATCACTTGAGTGCAAAGATGTTTGCCTTTAAAAACAAAGGGAACACCTGCACAATTAGCGTTTTGTCTTTTTACCCACTGGCGTTCTCCGTGACTGAGAAAGGAAAAGGAATTTATCCATCAGGGGCTACTAAGGTTTTGCTTACTGACAAGCAAATGTTTGTAGACCTATCATCAGGAAATTTTCCGTATTCCGGCTTTCCTTTTACGGGTTTGACTGGTGATCAGATGATGCTTTTGTCGTCTGCTCAAGCGATTGTAAGCTATCCAATTAAATCTTAG
- a CDS encoding AbiJ-NTD4 domain-containing protein, translated as MDFSQRMGMAPATKVAQVDSIDRDLKNSLWNVVVSLKFAKFRHPKDWDKVAGSNLSWLATQLYSEFYKAPLDTIPYKWTDFKKTVRESFFKMEWHRQYSFVEFIVSSSEKEVEQQLLILAFNKVLDRENSAYRFVSGQLSPITSSEEISEIESAIRNSDCYAGVRTHIQTALSLLTDRESPDYRNSIKESISAVESLAKKVVQDDKATLGQALKILEEKHGLHGSLKSAFMTLYGYTSDAGGIRHAILDNTTPPTKADARFMLICCSAFINFAIDSIED; from the coding sequence ATGGATTTCTCGCAGCGCATGGGAATGGCTCCAGCGACTAAAGTAGCTCAAGTTGACAGTATTGATCGTGATCTTAAAAACTCCCTATGGAATGTCGTTGTTTCGCTGAAATTCGCAAAATTTAGGCATCCAAAAGATTGGGACAAAGTTGCAGGATCAAACTTAAGCTGGCTTGCCACACAATTATACTCAGAATTTTACAAAGCCCCTCTGGACACCATTCCTTATAAGTGGACAGACTTTAAAAAAACTGTACGCGAAAGCTTCTTTAAAATGGAATGGCACCGCCAGTACAGCTTCGTAGAGTTCATTGTATCATCCTCAGAAAAAGAAGTAGAACAACAACTGCTTATATTAGCATTCAACAAAGTACTGGATCGTGAAAACTCTGCGTATCGCTTTGTTTCCGGGCAATTATCACCTATAACCTCCAGTGAAGAGATATCAGAAATCGAGTCAGCCATCCGCAACTCGGATTGCTACGCCGGCGTAAGGACCCATATCCAAACAGCGTTAAGCTTGCTAACAGACAGGGAAAGTCCTGATTATCGAAATTCGATTAAAGAAAGCATAAGCGCTGTAGAATCTCTCGCGAAAAAAGTAGTTCAAGACGACAAGGCAACGCTTGGTCAGGCGCTAAAAATATTGGAAGAAAAACATGGCCTCCATGGAAGTTTGAAGTCAGCATTTATGACACTTTACGGTTACACCAGCGATGCCGGCGGCATTAGGCATGCAATATTGGACAATACCACCCCGCCTACCAAAGCTGATGCCCGATTCATGCTAATTTGCTGTTCAGCCTTCATCAACTTCGCAATCGACAGCATCGAAGACTGA